A stretch of the Bacillus sp. FJAT-18017 genome encodes the following:
- a CDS encoding Crp/Fnr family transcriptional regulator gives MGSNYRETVHHQTNQAGQHSHCTHHGHSHQSCVALVPIFNHLEKPQMDEIMKTARPASFKKGEIVYQAGSESDSLYIVHKGKIRIYRLSESGKEQLVRILNPGDFTGELALFNEGVHESFAEAMADTEVCMIRRGDLQEFLLKYPTIALKILAEFSNRLEQSEKQGARTATEKVETRIALFLVDCLEDEGASREFKLPIAKKDLASYLGTTPETVSRKLTEFEDAGLIRQKPQKRIEILDLDRLLLV, from the coding sequence ATGGGCTCCAATTATCGGGAAACGGTTCACCATCAAACTAACCAGGCGGGGCAGCATAGCCACTGCACCCATCATGGCCATTCGCACCAATCTTGCGTTGCACTCGTTCCAATTTTTAATCATTTGGAGAAGCCGCAGATGGACGAAATCATGAAGACGGCGCGGCCGGCTTCTTTTAAAAAAGGTGAAATTGTGTACCAGGCCGGCAGCGAGTCGGATTCGCTCTATATTGTCCATAAGGGCAAAATCCGGATTTACCGGCTTTCCGAGTCGGGTAAGGAACAGCTTGTCCGCATCCTTAATCCTGGTGATTTTACCGGGGAATTGGCTTTGTTCAATGAAGGTGTGCATGAGTCCTTTGCCGAAGCGATGGCTGATACGGAAGTATGCATGATACGCCGTGGTGACCTCCAGGAATTCCTGTTGAAGTATCCGACGATTGCTTTGAAGATACTGGCCGAGTTCTCGAACCGGCTTGAGCAGTCAGAGAAGCAGGGTGCGCGTACGGCAACGGAAAAGGTGGAAACGAGGATTGCGCTGTTTTTGGTCGATTGCCTGGAGGATGAAGGGGCGTCCCGTGAGTTTAAGCTGCCGATAGCTAAGAAGGATCTTGCATCCTATCTTGGTACGACTCCTGAAACAGTCAGCCGGAAGCTCACCGAGTTTGAGGATGCCGGATTAATCCGCCAAAAGCCTCAAAAGAGAATTGAGATTCTTGACCTTGATAGGCTGCTGCTCGTTTAG